In a single window of the Coprothermobacter proteolyticus DSM 5265 genome:
- a CDS encoding ABC transporter ATP-binding protein, with translation MADVEIQLKGVRKVYGKGEAAFEALKGIDLEVQKGEYIAITGRSGSGKSTLMHVIGCLDSLTDGKYYLEGQDVSKLSDDDLARIRNRKIGFVFQAFNLLPHLNLLEQVMVPMYYAGITGNKAKNKAMEALDRVGLSSKWHRHATQISGGEMQRVAIARAIVMDPGLLLADEPTGNLDTATSDQVMDIFQELNKSGSTVVLVTHEIDVASRAKRIVHLKDGLIEYEESKA, from the coding sequence ATGGCAGACGTAGAAATACAACTGAAGGGTGTACGAAAAGTCTATGGAAAAGGAGAAGCGGCTTTTGAGGCCCTCAAAGGTATTGATCTTGAAGTGCAGAAAGGCGAGTACATTGCTATAACAGGGCGGTCTGGTTCGGGTAAATCTACACTCATGCATGTCATTGGCTGTCTGGACTCACTTACTGATGGAAAGTACTATTTGGAGGGCCAAGACGTATCGAAGCTGTCTGACGACGATCTAGCAAGGATCAGGAACAGAAAGATAGGTTTTGTTTTTCAGGCTTTTAACCTTTTACCTCATTTGAATCTCTTGGAACAGGTCATGGTTCCCATGTACTACGCTGGCATTACCGGCAACAAGGCAAAGAACAAAGCCATGGAAGCTTTGGACCGGGTAGGTCTATCCAGTAAATGGCATCGGCATGCTACACAGATCTCAGGAGGAGAAATGCAGAGAGTCGCCATTGCTAGAGCAATTGTCATGGATCCAGGACTCTTACTTGCTGATGAGCCAACAGGCAATTTGGATACAGCTACATCAGATCAAGTGATGGATATTTTTCAGGAGCTAAACAAGAGTGGCAGCACCGTAGTGTTAGTTACACACGAAATAGATGTAGCATCCAGAGCCAAGCGAATTGTCCATTTGAAGGATGGCTTAATCGAATATGAGGAGTCGAAAGCATGA
- a CDS encoding efflux RND transporter periplasmic adaptor subunit, protein MSNRIFKRILPFVALALGALVVLAGCSTGPVEVKTALVQNGTLEQTAYASGTVMAKREYPLYGPSGVSVKDVGVELGDRVEQGQTLVTFDDSDIKTQISVAQNQLDILQIQLDSYKKMKDSGGSLGGTQSAGTSLDDQIAMQEIQIKNQKLNITSLQSKLKSFTVKAPVAGIVGQLLVSPGMPSPMGQPAAVVYDVSQRKVSMMLNPVDAMSVSVGQTASVYFGDQTFDAEVSFVSPVSMNNAVSLEVTLGDGTEIPIGSSVDVEIKTAQQSGLIIPLSAVIYAEDGTAYVKVAEDGTVKQKAIKISAQNASQVLVESGLSEGEKVLMDHLDLTEGQKVVTR, encoded by the coding sequence GTGAGCAATAGGATTTTTAAGAGAATTCTGCCTTTTGTAGCTCTGGCTTTAGGAGCGCTGGTTGTTCTAGCTGGTTGCTCCACGGGGCCGGTGGAAGTAAAGACAGCTCTGGTTCAAAATGGTACTTTGGAACAAACTGCTTATGCCAGTGGTACAGTTATGGCTAAACGCGAGTATCCCCTTTATGGACCATCTGGAGTTAGCGTAAAGGACGTTGGAGTAGAGTTAGGAGATCGTGTTGAACAAGGACAGACCTTAGTAACCTTTGATGATAGTGATATAAAAACGCAGATTTCCGTAGCGCAAAACCAGCTTGACATATTGCAGATTCAACTTGACAGCTATAAGAAGATGAAAGACAGCGGTGGTAGCTTGGGGGGAACTCAGAGTGCTGGTACGTCTTTGGATGATCAAATTGCGATGCAGGAAATCCAAATCAAAAATCAAAAACTGAACATAACATCACTACAGAGCAAATTAAAATCATTTACGGTAAAAGCACCAGTAGCTGGCATTGTAGGTCAGCTACTGGTTAGTCCTGGTATGCCTTCTCCCATGGGGCAACCTGCTGCAGTTGTATATGACGTTTCTCAGAGGAAAGTTTCCATGATGCTGAATCCTGTAGATGCAATGTCCGTAAGCGTTGGTCAGACCGCTAGCGTTTATTTTGGTGATCAAACATTCGATGCCGAGGTGTCTTTTGTGAGCCCTGTCAGTATGAACAATGCCGTTAGTTTAGAAGTCACTTTAGGTGATGGTACTGAAATCCCAATAGGCTCTTCTGTAGATGTGGAAATAAAAACTGCTCAACAAAGCGGTCTCATTATTCCATTGTCGGCTGTCATTTATGCAGAAGATGGGACGGCTTATGTAAAGGTTGCTGAAGATGGCACAGTGAAGCAAAAAGCCATAAAGATAAGTGCACAAAATGCGAGCCAAGTTCTTGTTGAGTCTGGGCTTTCCGAAGGAGAAAAAGTTTTAATGGATCATCTAGATTTAACCGAGGGCCAGAAGGTTGTAACGAGGTAA
- a CDS encoding class II SORL domain-containing protein, with product MKTYEVQNDTSKTEKHTPYIEIPSEVKPNEPFQVTVQVGKDIPHPNLVEHHIKWIQVFFEEEGRAFNPIHIATFDLGPTYAEPKVTFTMKVPKNGKLIALEYCNIHGLWENSADVKVSE from the coding sequence GTGAAGACGTATGAAGTTCAAAATGACACCAGTAAAACAGAAAAACACACTCCTTACATTGAAATTCCATCTGAAGTAAAACCAAACGAACCATTTCAGGTAACAGTACAAGTAGGGAAAGACATTCCACATCCGAATCTGGTGGAACACCACATTAAGTGGATCCAAGTGTTTTTCGAAGAAGAAGGACGAGCTTTTAACCCCATTCACATTGCCACCTTTGACCTCGGTCCTACCTACGCTGAACCAAAGGTCACTTTCACTATGAAAGTGCCGAAGAATGGAAAGCTTATCGCACTAGAGTATTGCAACATTCACGGACTTTGGGAAAATTCGGCAGACGTTAAAGTAAGTGAGTAA
- a CDS encoding ferritin-like domain-containing protein codes for MGEYARKYTKGNVDELIDLLNKAYADEWIAYYYYEVGAELVKTLDGKITADQLKEMAEDEEEHRKELAERIVELGGEPIHDWEEILKQANYPKITYPADRSDWQGFLKSVLEAERGAIEVYEKLVDFLHAGNGDPVTFHVIRHILQEEMEHEEEVETLLGL; via the coding sequence ATGGGTGAGTATGCAAGGAAGTACACAAAAGGAAATGTGGACGAACTGATTGACCTCCTAAACAAGGCTTATGCAGATGAGTGGATAGCTTACTACTATTACGAGGTAGGCGCAGAGCTTGTAAAGACACTAGATGGAAAAATAACCGCTGACCAGCTTAAAGAAATGGCTGAAGACGAAGAGGAACACAGAAAGGAATTAGCCGAACGTATTGTGGAACTGGGCGGAGAACCTATTCATGATTGGGAAGAGATACTAAAACAAGCAAATTATCCTAAGATAACTTATCCTGCTGATAGATCAGATTGGCAAGGCTTCCTAAAATCAGTTTTGGAGGCCGAGCGTGGAGCCATCGAAGTTTACGAGAAACTTGTTGATTTCTTGCATGCGGGTAATGGCGACCCTGTCACTTTCCACGTTATAAGGCACATCCTGCAGGAAGAAATGGAGCACGAAGAAGAAGTAGAAACCCTTCTAGGACTCTAA
- a CDS encoding MoaD/ThiS family protein, with translation MALVKVHFMGGFAELGCGDLELEASNYADLVLKVAHNCPGLSKYLLDEPEGIKSDFLAFCRGRVISDLSFVFEDGDEIAFYPPVTW, from the coding sequence ATGGCTTTAGTGAAGGTCCATTTTATGGGCGGTTTTGCTGAGCTTGGTTGTGGTGATTTAGAGTTAGAAGCTTCTAACTACGCTGATTTGGTTTTAAAGGTGGCTCATAATTGTCCAGGTCTGTCAAAATATCTTCTAGATGAGCCTGAAGGTATTAAGTCTGATTTTCTTGCTTTTTGCCGGGGGAGAGTTATTTCGGACCTTAGTTTTGTTTTCGAGGACGGTGATGAGATCGCTTTTTACCCACCCGTAACTTGGTAA
- a CDS encoding 1-phosphofructokinase family hexose kinase, protein MKVLVVGLSPALDQVLVLGESVEEEKIFRPDRRYRSAGSKSLNVARFLARLGHEVHLIGFFGDYIGQWLLSQCRAEGVSVLPIHCDDDNRINVTIIGAGKEYVISDRWQEVTDHELHVLQEHYGHIVNDFPFVIFAGSVAKGVGLDDYENMVRTAKEAGAKVIVDAKPSFLQVSLPYAWLIKVNQFEARGLNVQQFRGNLGITCEKSGAFFKSENGFALKAEVPQVPCVNSVGAGDIFLAYLLHVYWAEKDWKKALLVSSAAASSSVSTEAIGETNVSLFEELKRSISVKEVGLDGFSEGPFYGRFC, encoded by the coding sequence ATGAAGGTTTTAGTAGTAGGCTTGAGTCCGGCTCTGGATCAGGTGCTGGTCTTGGGCGAATCGGTTGAAGAGGAAAAAATATTCAGACCTGATAGGCGATACAGAAGTGCGGGTAGCAAGTCCTTGAATGTAGCAAGGTTCTTAGCCAGGTTAGGGCATGAAGTTCATCTAATTGGTTTCTTTGGCGATTACATTGGTCAGTGGTTATTGAGTCAATGTCGCGCCGAGGGTGTGAGTGTGCTTCCCATTCATTGTGATGATGACAACAGAATTAACGTTACCATAATTGGAGCGGGCAAAGAGTATGTTATTTCTGACAGGTGGCAAGAAGTCACCGATCACGAGTTGCACGTCTTACAGGAGCATTACGGTCACATAGTAAATGATTTTCCGTTTGTTATCTTTGCTGGTTCTGTGGCTAAAGGTGTAGGTTTGGACGACTACGAGAACATGGTAAGAACTGCAAAGGAAGCGGGGGCAAAGGTCATTGTAGATGCTAAGCCAAGCTTCCTACAAGTTTCTCTGCCTTATGCATGGCTCATAAAGGTGAACCAGTTTGAAGCTCGCGGCTTGAATGTACAGCAATTTCGAGGGAATTTGGGAATAACGTGTGAGAAATCTGGTGCTTTTTTTAAGAGTGAAAATGGTTTTGCACTCAAGGCAGAAGTACCACAGGTACCTTGCGTTAATTCGGTGGGCGCTGGAGACATTTTTCTTGCCTATCTGCTACATGTTTACTGGGCAGAGAAAGACTGGAAAAAAGCATTGTTAGTGAGCTCAGCAGCTGCTAGCAGTAGCGTTAGCACGGAAGCCATTGGAGAGACAAATGTCTCTTTGTTTGAAGAGCTAAAAAGATCTATCTCTGTCAAGGAGGTGGGTCTTGATGGCTTTAGTGAAGGTCCATTTTATGGGCGGTTTTGCTGA
- a CDS encoding copper amine oxidase N-terminal domain-containing protein, translated as MKKFLASVLMFLVLLASAVQGQAPVEQRWFNFLPSDYVYSAFSTGDKLGYVTTDFVGVLPTGATVQLSTDMVSFYFTASTFFVQDVSGNVKYFANGQWTNVGIYNGMASYEDNLWLWKGNTVSLITKDPKNIRVFASVPNEVTYVSGLPANALVSTNFGAFKCTENSCERVDLRSCDKAWELKNGDVACLKGNVLSLGQQFFDNVSGASFSNGLLYFLQGDKLYALESSATQISKVAANSVLSGDFLITPAGTFQLKGQTLQKVSSKVRLPLLGSISPGPTFISDNYRLVFTDKGWTEEIQDANGLKVNGLLMWEAGGQSYSWGETSRTIRGTIIDGFGDDQEGYLLVVSGDHMGRKNLLVVDAVTGKPLAGMGVKPILSYGYTGEGYYVSTSSEIKLLSLGTITSFEAKVPPQDVVQWNGSVYYSYGEYLVGPLVYKFSDAITEIVPSENGVLVVTASSLYLVSSDVKDLGQVFPNYPAGKVLDVATEGDRVFLLTGDGIYTLLPQVHVVLHVGKNTYTINGVEKTMDVSATIINSRTMVPIRVISEAFGYSVQWDDSQKKVTITGLGHSIELFNGKPTAFVDGAPMEIDAPPTIVQGTMLVPVRFIVESMGLNVLWDPNLRKVEVTLP; from the coding sequence ATGAAGAAGTTTTTGGCGTCTGTTCTGATGTTTCTAGTGCTACTAGCGAGCGCTGTCCAAGGGCAAGCTCCTGTGGAACAAAGATGGTTTAACTTTCTTCCTTCTGATTACGTCTACTCAGCTTTCTCCACAGGGGATAAACTCGGCTATGTAACCACCGATTTTGTTGGCGTATTGCCGACGGGAGCTACTGTACAGCTTTCTACGGATATGGTTTCTTTTTATTTCACAGCATCTACTTTCTTTGTCCAAGATGTGTCTGGGAATGTTAAGTATTTTGCAAATGGTCAATGGACGAATGTAGGTATTTACAACGGTATGGCTTCCTATGAGGATAACCTTTGGCTATGGAAGGGCAATACTGTTAGCCTAATAACTAAAGATCCTAAAAATATAAGAGTTTTTGCTTCAGTACCTAACGAGGTTACATATGTTAGTGGTTTGCCCGCTAATGCGCTGGTTTCTACTAATTTTGGTGCTTTCAAGTGCACTGAGAATTCCTGTGAGCGGGTTGACCTGCGCTCATGTGATAAAGCTTGGGAACTAAAGAATGGTGATGTTGCCTGCTTAAAAGGAAACGTGCTAAGTTTGGGACAGCAGTTTTTCGACAACGTATCAGGTGCATCTTTTTCCAACGGTTTACTGTATTTCCTACAAGGAGACAAACTGTATGCGTTAGAGTCTTCTGCTACACAAATATCCAAAGTTGCTGCTAATTCCGTACTCAGTGGTGATTTTTTGATCACTCCGGCCGGTACATTCCAACTAAAAGGGCAGACTCTACAAAAGGTTTCTAGTAAGGTCAGATTGCCACTTTTGGGTAGTATAAGTCCTGGTCCTACGTTCATTTCGGATAATTACCGGTTGGTGTTCACTGATAAAGGTTGGACTGAGGAAATTCAAGACGCTAATGGTTTAAAAGTGAATGGTCTCTTGATGTGGGAAGCTGGTGGTCAGAGTTACTCGTGGGGAGAGACTTCTAGAACAATTAGAGGTACCATCATCGATGGTTTTGGGGACGATCAGGAAGGATATCTGCTGGTGGTCAGTGGCGACCATATGGGGCGTAAGAATCTCTTAGTGGTAGATGCTGTTACAGGTAAACCACTTGCTGGTATGGGTGTAAAACCAATCCTATCTTATGGTTACACGGGTGAAGGTTATTACGTGTCAACATCCAGTGAAATCAAGCTCCTTTCTTTAGGAACCATTACGAGTTTCGAAGCTAAGGTACCACCCCAAGATGTGGTTCAATGGAACGGGTCTGTGTACTACAGCTATGGAGAATATCTGGTGGGCCCTTTGGTTTATAAATTCTCAGACGCAATAACAGAGATTGTACCATCAGAAAATGGTGTTCTGGTCGTTACAGCTTCCTCGTTGTATCTGGTATCGAGTGATGTAAAGGATCTGGGCCAAGTATTTCCCAACTATCCTGCGGGTAAAGTGCTCGATGTGGCTACGGAGGGGGATCGTGTTTTCTTACTTACTGGTGATGGCATTTACACATTGCTTCCACAGGTTCATGTTGTGTTACATGTTGGAAAGAACACATACACTATAAACGGCGTCGAAAAGACCATGGACGTCTCGGCTACTATTATTAACAGCCGAACGATGGTACCCATAAGGGTAATATCGGAAGCTTTTGGCTACAGCGTGCAATGGGATGATAGCCAAAAGAAAGTAACCATTACAGGCCTTGGTCACAGCATTGAGCTGTTCAACGGGAAACCAACTGCATTTGTTGATGGAGCTCCCATGGAAATTGACGCTCCACCCACGATTGTGCAGGGTACGATGTTGGTCCCTGTTAGGTTCATTGTCGAGTCCATGGGCTTAAACGTGTTATGGGATCCGAATCTTAGAAAGGTGGAAGTAACACTACCATGA
- the uvrC gene encoding excinuclease ABC subunit UvrC: MTLRESIEQAPHSPGVYLFYGNSGQVIYVGKASDLHNRLADYARSQPGQKEHLIMSNASKVSWIIVANERQSLELEETLIKKYAPPYNVLLKDGKGYSYLRIDLSQEYPAVEIVRIKQRKPKPGQLLFGPFVPLRVPDMPGKVRGDLKNLIQIAEEVFGIRSCKGPLKRRMRPCVYYEIGRCSGPCIGKISPEEYKDRVQLFIKFLKGDTKEVENRLTKMMKEEAENLNFERAAELRDLLYTVKRIGMQREANVDGSADLIAFALKEDQASGFVVSVRDGMITNVFGLKYSSGATIEPSEVMESFFRDYVRLYHEQGVLAYVNGAVAETLKPLGSLHGVQVEAVPDHWKALLRVAEENAESILERDEGTERIKRGLLRIKEVLRLEHIPTRIEGFDMAQLFGSERVGGKVAYVNGQFYTPWYRHYRIKGSYKDDFSFMYEVLIRRLQDEKTGLPDLMLIDGGRQHLAVVEKAMEQLGVTVPAVAIAKPDDRLFVSWKEDPIYLPPEDVGKQVLQTIRNEAHRWVNSYHRKLREDFGDILLGVPGIGKARRRKLIETFGGMVGLQAASIEELTVKGGLPPKVAQQLYRALHPEDVG, translated from the coding sequence ATGACGTTGAGAGAATCCATTGAGCAAGCACCGCACAGTCCGGGTGTTTACCTATTTTATGGGAATTCTGGACAGGTTATTTATGTAGGTAAAGCTAGTGACTTGCACAATCGCCTGGCTGACTACGCTCGTAGCCAGCCAGGCCAGAAAGAACACCTTATAATGAGCAATGCTTCTAAGGTGAGTTGGATCATAGTTGCCAACGAAAGGCAATCTCTTGAACTGGAAGAAACACTTATAAAAAAATATGCTCCACCTTATAACGTTCTTCTCAAGGATGGTAAGGGCTATAGCTATTTACGCATTGACTTAAGCCAGGAATATCCTGCTGTAGAGATTGTACGCATAAAGCAGAGAAAACCAAAGCCTGGACAATTACTCTTTGGCCCGTTTGTTCCACTTCGTGTGCCTGACATGCCTGGCAAAGTAAGGGGTGACTTGAAGAACTTAATACAGATAGCTGAAGAGGTTTTCGGTATTAGGTCCTGTAAGGGTCCGCTCAAGCGAAGGATGCGTCCCTGTGTCTATTACGAGATCGGCAGGTGCTCTGGCCCATGCATAGGCAAGATAAGTCCTGAGGAGTACAAAGATCGCGTTCAGTTGTTCATCAAGTTTCTAAAAGGGGATACGAAAGAGGTTGAGAATCGCTTAACTAAGATGATGAAGGAAGAAGCTGAGAATTTGAACTTTGAGAGAGCTGCCGAACTTCGCGATCTTCTTTACACGGTGAAGAGGATTGGTATGCAGAGAGAAGCCAACGTCGATGGCAGCGCTGACCTTATTGCCTTTGCATTGAAAGAAGATCAGGCCTCTGGTTTTGTGGTCTCTGTTCGAGATGGCATGATAACCAATGTGTTTGGCCTAAAGTATTCTTCAGGAGCCACTATTGAGCCTTCGGAAGTCATGGAGAGCTTTTTTAGAGACTATGTGCGACTCTATCACGAGCAAGGCGTACTTGCCTACGTGAATGGCGCTGTAGCTGAAACGCTAAAACCATTAGGATCGTTGCATGGTGTTCAGGTGGAAGCTGTTCCGGATCACTGGAAGGCTTTGCTAAGGGTTGCTGAAGAGAATGCTGAGAGCATCTTAGAAAGAGATGAAGGGACTGAGAGGATTAAACGTGGACTACTCAGAATAAAGGAAGTGCTACGCTTAGAGCATATCCCTACGCGTATTGAGGGATTCGATATGGCTCAACTCTTTGGTTCTGAACGCGTCGGTGGAAAAGTGGCTTACGTTAATGGTCAATTCTATACACCCTGGTACAGGCACTACCGCATAAAAGGTTCTTACAAAGACGATTTTTCCTTCATGTACGAGGTGTTAATTAGGCGTTTGCAGGACGAGAAAACGGGACTGCCTGACCTCATGCTTATTGATGGGGGTAGGCAACATCTCGCGGTTGTTGAGAAAGCCATGGAGCAGCTTGGTGTTACTGTACCTGCAGTTGCCATAGCTAAACCTGATGATAGACTATTCGTGAGTTGGAAAGAAGACCCCATATATTTGCCGCCCGAGGATGTCGGGAAACAAGTACTTCAAACTATAAGAAATGAGGCTCACCGATGGGTTAATTCCTATCATAGGAAGTTACGCGAAGATTTTGGCGACATTCTGCTCGGTGTACCTGGCATAGGCAAAGCTAGACGACGCAAACTTATAGAGACTTTCGGTGGTATGGTAGGCCTGCAAGCTGCTAGCATTGAAGAGCTTACGGTAAAAGGCGGTTTACCACCTAAAGTTGCACAGCAGCTGTACAGAGCACTACATCCCGAAGATGTGGGGTAA
- a CDS encoding transglycosylase SLT domain-containing protein, translated as MSLQMWSLLVLLTILILILWVVLPVTVSVDPVAAETIIMSKPAKYCEISLNAGVWTGEPSRSAPFLVEKMAIQAGASATVALALGNAYRDCNPNELPAEVFIGVIKTESNFNPKDVSYAGAKGIMQLLPSTFRIYLKAYPSLFSKGDIFDPYENACAGLLYLNDNYEAWVGHVKDRSKAIDLAVASYLTGVTKLKNSGYSGRIYDGNNYVSNYLNKVKTYARSAMQVTAR; from the coding sequence ATGTCGTTGCAAATGTGGTCGCTCTTGGTTCTCTTGACAATTCTCATTTTGATCCTTTGGGTAGTTCTGCCGGTTACGGTGAGTGTGGATCCCGTAGCGGCTGAAACAATTATCATGAGTAAGCCAGCAAAGTATTGTGAAATAAGTCTGAATGCCGGAGTATGGACTGGAGAACCTTCTCGAAGTGCTCCTTTCCTAGTAGAAAAGATGGCAATCCAAGCTGGAGCTAGTGCAACTGTAGCTTTAGCACTTGGAAATGCTTACAGGGACTGTAATCCGAACGAGTTGCCAGCTGAAGTGTTTATCGGTGTGATAAAGACAGAAAGCAATTTCAATCCCAAAGATGTTTCATATGCTGGAGCAAAGGGGATCATGCAGCTATTACCAAGCACATTTAGAATTTATCTAAAGGCATACCCTTCCCTTTTTAGTAAAGGAGACATTTTTGACCCTTATGAAAATGCGTGTGCTGGTTTACTCTACCTGAATGACAACTATGAGGCATGGGTCGGGCATGTAAAGGACAGGTCCAAAGCCATTGATCTAGCAGTTGCCTCTTACCTTACTGGTGTTACCAAGCTTAAGAATTCTGGTTACAGCGGTAGAATTTACGATGGGAACAACTATGTGAGCAACTACCTGAATAAGGTTAAAACTTACGCAAGGAGTGCCATGCAAGTAACAGCAAGATGA
- a CDS encoding DNA replication/repair protein RecF: protein MNQEIEIPDGLTVLMGENMQGKTSLLESLFIVSTGRSFRTRNIGDIVRWGENQAQIELSVDGANVVFSVSLEPKARSLLLNGERISSFESPLAGKVLYYSDEYLDLVSTPSGTRRLFDRLLELSDRENMRLAAQYRKLVSERNSMLSSGFYNEPLDEVLSDRIDKISQKWREKRQAFLQLVQASLNLRFPQVFDSSYSFKFSVETSDIKNLSLEMLKKTTLFGFQRDKILLDVNNKEVSTVASRGFLKILLTFVFVRTAELIHEKQGYVLLLMDDFNANIDELHWKKVLELLPERHIIAATTKTWEKADLGRPYSILACEQGRVFPI from the coding sequence TTGAACCAAGAAATAGAAATTCCTGATGGATTAACAGTTCTAATGGGGGAGAACATGCAGGGAAAGACATCGCTTCTGGAATCTCTGTTTATAGTTTCTACTGGAAGATCCTTCAGGACAAGAAACATTGGTGACATAGTGAGATGGGGTGAGAACCAAGCCCAAATTGAGCTTTCGGTAGATGGGGCAAATGTCGTTTTTAGCGTCTCTTTGGAGCCCAAGGCAAGAAGTCTACTCCTCAACGGTGAACGCATCTCCAGCTTTGAAAGTCCTTTAGCGGGAAAGGTACTTTACTACAGTGATGAGTATTTAGATCTAGTATCCACTCCTTCAGGGACCAGACGTCTTTTTGATCGACTGCTTGAACTTAGTGACAGAGAAAATATGCGGTTGGCTGCGCAGTACAGGAAACTAGTCTCTGAGAGAAACTCCATGCTGTCATCAGGTTTTTACAATGAGCCGCTTGATGAAGTACTTTCTGATCGTATTGACAAGATTTCTCAGAAATGGAGAGAAAAGCGACAAGCGTTTTTACAGCTGGTACAAGCATCTTTGAATTTACGCTTTCCTCAAGTATTTGATAGTAGTTACAGTTTTAAGTTTTCCGTGGAGACTTCTGACATCAAAAACCTCTCTTTGGAGATGTTGAAGAAGACGACGTTATTTGGTTTTCAGCGTGACAAAATCTTGTTGGATGTTAATAACAAGGAAGTAAGTACTGTCGCATCTAGAGGTTTCTTGAAGATTCTGCTTACCTTTGTCTTTGTAAGAACGGCAGAACTCATTCATGAAAAGCAGGGTTACGTTCTTCTTCTTATGGATGACTTCAATGCGAACATTGATGAACTTCATTGGAAAAAAGTTCTCGAACTTCTGCCTGAAAGGCATATCATTGCTGCTACTACGAAAACCTGGGAGAAGGCTGATTTGGGCAGACCATACAGCATATTAGCCTGCGAGCAAGGTAGAGTTTTTCCTATCTAG
- a CDS encoding HD domain-containing protein gives MLEDVGASVDWKKIEQIYEKYNLPENVRHHIEAVTLGVARVVEKLQKRDVTVDVNSLILGALLHDIGRSVTHDISHGVIGSTIAREEGFSERVCLLIERHLGAGLTLEEARSFGLPERSYMPEALEEKILAAVDNLASGDELITKEEFIRDVELKFDNGEVARRFFALYEEVSNLLGEDLSVVVRGESSLD, from the coding sequence ATGCTGGAAGACGTTGGGGCTTCTGTTGACTGGAAGAAGATCGAACAAATATACGAGAAATACAATTTACCAGAAAACGTAAGGCATCACATTGAGGCTGTTACTTTAGGTGTTGCCCGGGTTGTAGAAAAACTGCAGAAGCGGGATGTAACAGTAGACGTTAATTCACTCATACTGGGAGCCCTTCTGCATGACATTGGTCGCAGTGTGACTCATGACATCTCTCATGGGGTTATTGGTTCGACCATTGCCAGAGAAGAAGGGTTCTCAGAAAGAGTTTGCTTGTTGATCGAGCGTCATTTGGGTGCTGGCCTTACCCTGGAGGAAGCTCGTAGTTTCGGACTGCCAGAGAGGTCTTACATGCCGGAAGCGCTTGAAGAAAAGATACTAGCTGCAGTGGACAATTTGGCTTCAGGAGATGAGCTCATAACTAAGGAGGAGTTTATAAGGGACGTTGAACTTAAGTTTGATAATGGAGAGGTAGCGCGTCGGTTTTTTGCTCTTTATGAAGAAGTAAGCAATCTGCTTGGTGAGGATCTATCGGTTGTGGTACGTGGAGAGAGTTCGCTCGATTAA